The Sorangiineae bacterium MSr11954 DNA segment ATGCTGGCGCTCGTCACCGCAACGAGAGCCACTTCCTCGCGACCGAGGAGACGTCCTACCCCGTCCTTCGTCCCCCAAGCGATCGCGCGTCCTGACGCAATCGCCTCCGCAATCGGACGCCGCGAAACCACTTTACTCCCGTCTGCATCGCGCGCGACGACGACCACTACATCCTTTCCTTTTTGCGGAACGTTTTCGTCCCGCCCTCTCTGCCCGCTCTCGAACTGCTCCAAAAGCTCACAAACCGCGTCGGCGCCATACGTGAGGTTCCCCGAACGACGGGCCGCGAGAAGCAGCCCCTCCAGCCGGCGATCCATTCCTGCCGCAATTTCGGTCCCCAACTCCACGGCATCCGCCACCACCCGCGTCTTGAAGGCGCGGGACAGTCCCCCTTTGCACGCCTTCACGAGACAGGCCGGCCGCGCATGAACATGCGCACCATGACCGAACGACGAACGCCCCACGTCCACCACCACCCGGGCAGGCGGCCCGCCCTCGGATGATGTGGGAGTCGCATCGACGACTTCGCCCGCTCCCAACGACACCAGCACCAGACGCACGAAGGCCGACGCGGAGTCTTTTTCTCCGCAGCCTACGCACGTACGGCCGTGCGCCTTTCCGAGTGCTCGTTGGGGGTTTGCTCTAGTCATCCTGCTCTTGTGGATCCTGCCTCTGTGTCGGGCGCGGTTCGTATCGCCCCTCGTATCGGGAATTCGTCCGTTCATCCAATCCTAAAGACTTGCCTTGGAGGCGGGGGCCGCAGCCGACTTCGACTCTTGTGCGACCTTGACCGCTTCTTTACGGGCGGAATCGATTACTTTCCACTCGTTCTGAAGAAACTGTTCGGCGCCCTGCTTGATGACCCGCGCCTTCTTGATGCCCAGGCCCGTTTTGATGGCCAGCTTGTCCTCTTCTTCCTTGTTCACGTCCTCGACGCTGCGGTAGCCCGCCTCCTCGAGGAGCTGCGCGGTCCGCTCCCCCACCCCGCGTACGAAGAGGAAACGCTCGCGCTCGCTGAGCGGCTCGGTGCGATTGAGGGCCGCCGAGATGCGGGCTTGGCGCAGGCGCTCCATGGTCTGCTCGGCGGCCTCGCGCACACGCGCCGCCCCTTCTTCGCCGCCCAGGCCCGGGATGGCCGCGAGCTCCTGCTCGGTGGCCTCCGCCAGCTCCTCGAGGGCGCGGAATCCGAGGCGGTACATGCTGCGGGCGACCGGTTCGGTCACCATGTCCAGCTGCTGCAGCGCGCTGATGGCCTCTTCCTCCATCTGCTTGAATTTCGACTCGCTGATGATGTCCAAACGCCAGCCAGTAAGGTGGTGAGCGAGGCGCACGTTCTGTCCCTTGCGCCCAATGGCCAGCGAGAGCTTCTCGTCGGGGACCACGAGCTCCATTCGCCCGTCCGCCTCGTCGACGATGACCTTGTTGACCTCCGCCGGCTGGATGGCGGCGCACACGAAGCGCGCCGGATCCCGGTCGTAGGGGACGATGTCGATCTTCTCACCGCGCAGCTCCTGCACCACGGCTTGCACGCGCGAGCCCTTCATGCCGACGCACGCCCCCACCGGGTCGACGTCCGCGTCGCGGCTGGTGACGGCGATCTTCGAGCGCGCACCCGGCTCTCGGGCGCAGGCCACGATGCGCACGATGCCCTCGTAAATCTCGGGGACCTCGGCCTCGAACAACTTTTCGACCAACTTCGGGTCGCTGCGCGAGAGGATCACCTGCGGGCCGCGGGCTTCGCGGTCGATATCCTTCACGTAGGCAACGATGCGATCGCCGGGTCGGTACGTTTCACGCGGAGTCTGCTCGCGGAACGGGAGGATGCCCTCCGTGCGCCCCAGGTCGACGATGATGTTGTTGCCCTTCTCGAACCGGCGGACGACGCCTTTGATCAGCTCGCCCTTGCGGTCTTTGTACTCGTTGAAGATGAGATCGCGCTCTTCGTCGCGCACGCGCTGAATGAGCACCTGCTTGGCGGTCTGGGCGGCGATGCGGCCGAACGCCGTGCGGGCTTGCTTCACATTGAGCAGATCGCCGAACTCTTTGTCCTGCTCGGCAGCCTTCTTCGCGTCCGACGGGTGCCAGAAGATTTGAAAGCCGAGCTCCTCGCCGAGCTCCGCCTCGAGGCCGAGGCGCTGCGCGTCCTCCACCGCGATCTCGCGATCGTCGTCGCCGACGTCTTCGACCACCGTCATGTATTGAAAGAGGTCGACTTGGCCGCTCTCTTCGTTGAAGCGGGCCTCGAGCTCGCGGGTCGGGCCGAAAGCGCTCTGCGCGGCCTTGAGGATCGCCTCCTCCACCGTCTTGATGAGGCGGGTCTTGTCGATGCCTTTGTCCTTCGCGACCATGTCGATGGCCTGAAGAAGGTTCAAGTCGGGCTGCGCAGGGTTTTGCTGGTTGAGTGCCATTGCGTTCACCGTGGATTCACCGAGAGTGCTTGCCAGGTTTCGGAGCTGGACCGAACTCGAACACCAGTCGCGCGGCGGCGACGTTGTCGAGCGATACGTCGTATGTACGTGGGCCGTCGACGACGGATACCACTCCTTCCTTTGGCTCCCCCAGAGTGCCCGTGATCACCTTCTGGCCTTCGGGGGTTGCAGTTTTCAACTTCAAACGGGCTTTTTCGCCCGCGAAACGTACGAAGTCGCGCTCGTTGCGCAGCGGTCGCTCGACACCGGGGGAGCTGACCTCCAAATGGTAATGGTGCGGGATGGGGTCAGCCACATCGAGCGCAGGGCTCAAGTCCCGCGCGATCTGAGCGCAGAGCTCCAGGTTCACGGCCGCGTCCCGGGTGGTCGCGCGCTTTTCGGCGCTGCCCAGCTTCTCCACGTAGACGCGGAGCACCCAACCCTGCTGTTCCGTCTTGAGCTCGATATCCACCAGCTCCGCCCCGTGAGCGGACACGATCGGTAAAATCACGGCTTCTAGCCGTGCTCGGTCGTTGGATGTTGTCGTGTTCTGGTTCGAGTCCATGCGAAAAAAAACGCGGTCCCCCGGTTTGGGGTCCGCGCGTGGAAAACCACCAACTGAGGCGCGCGGAAGATAGCGCCCTGTGGCCCCTCATGCAAGAGCGAGTGCAACGGACCGCCACCCGCTCGCGTACGCTCTGGCTTCGAGGCCCGCATCGTTCGGCTCGCCGCACGATTTCAGGCAGGCTGCGGGCTCGGGGGTGAAGCGGGTCCGTGCTATTTGCACGAATACCCCCTGGACGCAACCGTATACCCTTCCCGATATACTACGGTTAGCGCATACGACCGATCGCGCTAAGCTCCCCATGGAAAATTCTGACGATCGCACATCGAATCCCGTAGCAGGCGTGGCAGGTGCCTCTGGCGCCGCAGGCGCAGCGACAGGTGTTGTCGGCACCCCACCCGGTGGCACACCTGCGGCCAATCGCACCACCCGGCATCGGCCCCCCAACGCGCGCGGCCGCATCCTCATCGTGGACGACGAAGCCAACGCGCGCGCCGCCCTGAGCGAGATCCTCCACGAGGAGGGCTACGCCACGGAGACCGCGGCCGACGGGTTCAAGGCGCTGGGCAAGCTCGAGGAGTTTTCGCCCGACGTCATCCTGACCGACTTGAAGATGCCCGGCCTCGACGGCATCGCGTTCATGGACAAGGCCCGCGCGGCCGCCCCCGGCGCGGTGTTCGTGGTGATGACCGCGTTCGGCACCATCTCGAGCGCGGTGGCCGCCGTCAAAAAGGGCGCGGACAACTACCTGACGAAGCCGCTGGAGTTCGAGGAGCTCAGCGCCATCGTCGAGCGCGCCATGGAAAAGGCGCGCCTTCTTCAAGAGGCGCGTCAGCTTCGCGATCGACTCCGCGAGCGCAACGCCTTTGGGCTCATCGTCAGCGACGACCCCAAGATGCACGAGATCCTCGAGCTGGTCGCCCAAGTGGGGCCGAGCCGGGCGAGTGTGCTCATCATGGGCGAGAGCGGGACCGGCAAAGAGCTCATCGCCGAGTCGATCCACGCGGCCTCGCCGCGCGTGCAGAAACCATTCGTTCGCCTCAACTGCGCGGCGCTGGCCGAGTCGCTGCTCGAGAGCGAACTTTTTGGCCACGAGCGTGGCGCATTTACGGGCGCCGTAGGCCGGCGCGACGGGCGGTTCAAGCAGGCCGATGGCGGCACTTTGTTCCTGGACGAGATCGGCGAGATTCCGCTCGGGACGCAGGTCAAGCTGCTGCGCTTTCTGCAGGAGCGAACGTTCGAGCGGGTCGGCGGGAACGAGACCTTGAAGGTCGACGTGCGGGTCATCTGCGCCACCAACCGCGATCTGCAAGAGGAGATCAAAAAGGGGCGCTTCCGCGAGGACCTCTTCTACCGCCTCAATGTGGTGACCATCAACCTGCCCCCGCTGCGCGA contains these protein-coding regions:
- the nusA gene encoding transcription termination factor NusA translates to MALNQQNPAQPDLNLLQAIDMVAKDKGIDKTRLIKTVEEAILKAAQSAFGPTRELEARFNEESGQVDLFQYMTVVEDVGDDDREIAVEDAQRLGLEAELGEELGFQIFWHPSDAKKAAEQDKEFGDLLNVKQARTAFGRIAAQTAKQVLIQRVRDEERDLIFNEYKDRKGELIKGVVRRFEKGNNIIVDLGRTEGILPFREQTPRETYRPGDRIVAYVKDIDREARGPQVILSRSDPKLVEKLFEAEVPEIYEGIVRIVACAREPGARSKIAVTSRDADVDPVGACVGMKGSRVQAVVQELRGEKIDIVPYDRDPARFVCAAIQPAEVNKVIVDEADGRMELVVPDEKLSLAIGRKGQNVRLAHHLTGWRLDIISESKFKQMEEEAISALQQLDMVTEPVARSMYRLGFRALEELAEATEQELAAIPGLGGEEGAARVREAAEQTMERLRQARISAALNRTEPLSERERFLFVRGVGERTAQLLEEAGYRSVEDVNKEEEDKLAIKTGLGIKKARVIKQGAEQFLQNEWKVIDSARKEAVKVAQESKSAAAPASKASL
- a CDS encoding ribosome maturation factor RimP produces the protein MILPIVSAHGAELVDIELKTEQQGWVLRVYVEKLGSAEKRATTRDAAVNLELCAQIARDLSPALDVADPIPHHYHLEVSSPGVERPLRNERDFVRFAGEKARLKLKTATPEGQKVITGTLGEPKEGVVSVVDGPRTYDVSLDNVAAARLVFEFGPAPKPGKHSR
- a CDS encoding sigma-54 dependent transcriptional regulator, whose protein sequence is MAGASGAAGAATGVVGTPPGGTPAANRTTRHRPPNARGRILIVDDEANARAALSEILHEEGYATETAADGFKALGKLEEFSPDVILTDLKMPGLDGIAFMDKARAAAPGAVFVVMTAFGTISSAVAAVKKGADNYLTKPLEFEELSAIVERAMEKARLLQEARQLRDRLRERNAFGLIVSDDPKMHEILELVAQVGPSRASVLIMGESGTGKELIAESIHAASPRVQKPFVRLNCAALAESLLESELFGHERGAFTGAVGRRDGRFKQADGGTLFLDEIGEIPLGTQVKLLRFLQERTFERVGGNETLKVDVRVICATNRDLQEEIKKGRFREDLFYRLNVVTINLPPLRDRRSDIPALASFFLRRYAAENGRNIEGISDEALERLASYAWPGNVRELENAIERAVVLCDGTQIEARQLPPTLVPQTQREGPPPIPGSTIADLERYAILKTLEACGGSTSKAAMLLGVSTRKIQYKLHEYGATGTLGLANAATPASARPSTK